CGCCCTCGCCGTGACCGGCAGTCAGCTGCTGTTCCACACCCTGTTCGTCCTCGGCGCCGTCACCCCGACGGCCGCGGGCCACGGGCATCACATGACGCTGATGACGGATGCCGGGGGCACGACTGCGGCAATGGGCGCCGACCCGCTCATGTGGGCGATGCACGGCGTCGCCGCCGTGGTCACGGTCACCGTCCTGCACCGCGGCGAACGCGCCGCACAGCGCCTGATCGCCCTCGCCGCCGACGTCGCGCGCTGGGTGCGCCGCCGCATCCTCATCGCCGTCCTGGCACTCGGAGCGCTCGACCGCCCCGCGCTCGCATCGGTGTCGGCCGTGGTGCCGGTGCTCCGCTCGGTCGTCCTGCGGGTCGCGGCAGGCCGCGGACCACCGCACGCGCTCACGATCTGACGCGCACCGCCGTCCCGCTGTCGATGAGGGATGCCGCGGTGCGCCGCGCCGTCTTCCGGCGCGCCTTCCCGCTGCCCCCTCTCCGTTCGAAAGCGATCATGACCGCCACACTGTCCTCCCCTCCTGCTCCTCCGCGCACCAGCCGCCGTCCGGGCTGGTTCGGCGCCTTCCTCGTGCGCCTGCACTTCTACGCCGGCATCCTCGTCGGACCGTTCATCCTCGTCGCCGCGCTCAGCGGCGGGCTCTACGCCCTCGCGCCGACGATCGAGCAGGGCGTGTACGCGCGCCAACTGCACGCACCCGTGACAGACACGCACCTCCCGCTCGGCGAACAGGTCGAGATCGCCGAGGCCCATGTCGGGACGGCGGCCACGCTGTCGGCCGTGCGCCCCGCTCCCGAACCCGGCGACACGACGCGCGTGATGTTCGCGCAGGATGGCCTCGGCGAGAGCGAATCCCGCGCCGTGTTCGTCGACCCCGGCACCGGCGAGATCCGGGGTGACGAGACCGTCTACGGCACGAGCGGGTCGCTGCCGCTGCGGACCGCGATCAGCAACTTCCACCGCAGCCTCGGGCTCGGCGACCCCGGCCGGATGTACAGCGAGCTCGCGGCATCCTGGCTCGGCATCGTCGTGATCGCGGGCGTGGCGCTCTGGATCATCCGCATCCGCACCGCGCGCACGAAGAAGGACTTCGTGCGGCCGTCGCGGACGCACACCGGGTACCGCCGCTTCTTCAGCTGGCACACGTCCCTCGGCATCTGGATCGCGCTCGGCGCCGTGTTCCTGTCGGCGACCGGCATCACGTGGTCGACCTTCGGCGGACAGAACGTCACGGACCTGCGCGCCGGGCTCGACTGGACGACGCCGGCCGTGTCGACGAGCCTCGGTGGCGCTACGGGTGCCGGCGATGAGCACGCGGGGCACGGCGCGGCATCCGGTGCGATGAACGTCGACCCCGCCACGTTCGACGCCGTGCTCGCCGAGGCGCGGCGCGTCAACATCGACACCGGCCTCGTGCAGATCACGCCGCCCGCGGCAGCCGACCAGGCGTGGAAGGTGCAGGAGATAGACCGCGGCTTCCCCGGCCATCTCGACGCCGTCTCGATCGACGGTACGACGCTGAAGCCCGTCGACCGCGTGGACTTCGAGAACTTCTCGCTGCCCGCGAAGCTGGCCTCATGGGGCGTCTCGATCCACATGGGCACGATGTTCGGCCTCGCGAACCAGATCGTCATGTTCCTGCTCGCGATGAGCATCGCCGGCATGGTCGTGCTCGGCTACGTCATGTGGGTGAAGCGCCGCCCGACGAAGACCGCACGGGTCGGGATGCCGCCGCGCCGAGGCGTCCTCGACGGCGCGCCGTGGTGGGGTGTCGCCGCCGTCGTCGCGGGTGGGGTGCTGCTCGGTCTCGCGCTGCCGCTTCTCGGGTGGACGCTCGCCGCGTTCGTCGTGGTGGACGTGATCGTGGACGCCGTGCAGCGGAGGCGCGCGGCGGCCTGACGGTGGCTCAGCCCTGACGGCCCTTGAAGCGGGGGTTGAGCTTGTTGATGACGAAGACCCGGCCCCGGCGACGCACGACCTGCGCGCCGGGCTGGTTCTTCAGGGACTTGAGGGACGCACGAACCTTCATGACACACTCCTATTGAGAACGGTTATCATCAAGGCTACACAAACCGGGATGAGTGGGGTGTCGAATGCACGAGACGGACGTGATCGCCGTGATGGGAGCGTGCGGACCTGAACGGGCGATGTACGCCGAGCGCCTGAGTCTGGCGACGGGGAAGCCTCTCCTCCCGGCATCCCGATTGTCCGCGGACGATCCGGCCGCCCAGGCCGCGGCGTTCCTGCCGTGGCTCGACCTCGGCGACGGTGTCATCGCCGAGTTCCCGGCCGATGCGTCGGTCCTCGAGGTCATCGGCACTCTCGCCGAGCACGACAACGGGCTGCAGCTCACCGGGGTCGTCTGCATCGTCGACGCGCCTCACCTCGTCGACGACCTCCGCCGCGAGACGTACGCCGGCGCTCCCGATCCGGACGAGACGGGGATGCCGCGGACGCGCTACACCGCCCACGCCTTGCTCACGGTCCAGCAGCTCGAGTACGCCTCGACGATCGTGCTCGTGAACTGGGCGGGGCTGTCGACGCCCGACCTGTCGATCACGATGGCGCTCGTGAGTCATCTCGCGCCCTCGGCGCGACTGCGGCTGCATCAGGAGGCGACTGGCCCGCTGCCCGCCGCGGGCACGCACCGACACCATCAGGAGGCGCCGGGGTGGGTGCAGCTGCTGAACGGCGAGTTCGCGCCGCACATGACCGACTCGCGGATCAGTGCTTTCCGGTACGAGAACGTCCGTCCGCTGCATCCGGGCCGCTTGACCGCGCTTCTGGACGAGCGGATCGAGAGTGGACAGTTCGGCTTCGTCGTCCGCTCGGCGGGGTTCTGCCGCTTCGCGACCCGCTCGCACACGGTCGCGCAGTGGGATCACGTGGGCTCGATGATCGCCTTCTCACCCGTGCAGGTCGACGACGGGATGACCGAGGCGGAAGGCCTCCTGGCCGTCGGAGAGGACCTCGCGTTCATCGGCCTCGATCTGCACCACCGCGCACTCCGCATCGCGCTCGACGAGACCGCCCTGACGGATGATGAGCTGGCGGCAGGGCCGGCAGCCTGGGCGGAGTTC
This DNA window, taken from Microbacterium sp. MM2322, encodes the following:
- a CDS encoding PepSY-associated TM helix domain-containing protein — protein: MRRAVFRRAFPLPPLRSKAIMTATLSSPPAPPRTSRRPGWFGAFLVRLHFYAGILVGPFILVAALSGGLYALAPTIEQGVYARQLHAPVTDTHLPLGEQVEIAEAHVGTAATLSAVRPAPEPGDTTRVMFAQDGLGESESRAVFVDPGTGEIRGDETVYGTSGSLPLRTAISNFHRSLGLGDPGRMYSELAASWLGIVVIAGVALWIIRIRTARTKKDFVRPSRTHTGYRRFFSWHTSLGIWIALGAVFLSATGITWSTFGGQNVTDLRAGLDWTTPAVSTSLGGATGAGDEHAGHGAASGAMNVDPATFDAVLAEARRVNIDTGLVQITPPAAADQAWKVQEIDRGFPGHLDAVSIDGTTLKPVDRVDFENFSLPAKLASWGVSIHMGTMFGLANQIVMFLLAMSIAGMVVLGYVMWVKRRPTKTARVGMPPRRGVLDGAPWWGVAAVVAGGVLLGLALPLLGWTLAAFVVVDVIVDAVQRRRAAA
- the ykgO gene encoding type B 50S ribosomal protein L36; amino-acid sequence: MKVRASLKSLKNQPGAQVVRRRGRVFVINKLNPRFKGRQG
- a CDS encoding GTP-binding protein, encoding MHETDVIAVMGACGPERAMYAERLSLATGKPLLPASRLSADDPAAQAAAFLPWLDLGDGVIAEFPADASVLEVIGTLAEHDNGLQLTGVVCIVDAPHLVDDLRRETYAGAPDPDETGMPRTRYTAHALLTVQQLEYASTIVLVNWAGLSTPDLSITMALVSHLAPSARLRLHQEATGPLPAAGTHRHHQEAPGWVQLLNGEFAPHMTDSRISAFRYENVRPLHPGRLTALLDERIESGQFGFVVRSAGFCRFATRSHTVAQWDHVGSMIAFSPVQVDDGMTEAEGLLAVGEDLAFIGLDLHHRALRIALDETALTDDELAAGPAAWAEFEDPFPVWQVTRSGE